From Salvia splendens isolate huo1 chromosome 3, SspV2, whole genome shotgun sequence, a single genomic window includes:
- the LOC121794640 gene encoding polyadenylate-binding protein-interacting protein 12-like, giving the protein MAVVENARASAMTSSNRESDAAVDHRHHQQSAKADAGAQKSTTPTDQNFHLIQQKMSNGHHQLAINGNGVSLEEKLGGEDDGGEGFKREMRDLEEMLSKLNPMAEEFVPPSLVVGQQMLGSPQAAGAGHFGFDANGFMMQQLLNSGLPTENSFRRRKNGYTNGKRRMNSRTSMAQRDDVIKRTVYVSDIDHQVTEEQLAGLFIGCGQVVDCRVCGDPNSVLRFAFVEFTDEEGARNALSLGGTMLGYYPVRVLPSKTAIAPVNPTFLPRSEDEREMCARTIYCTNIDKKVTQADVKLFFESICGEVYRLRLLGDYHHSTRIAFVEFVMAESAIAALNCSGAVLGSLPIRVSPSKTPVRPRAPRQSMH; this is encoded by the exons ATGGCGGTGGTGGAAAATGCCAGGGCTAGCGCGATGACGTCATCGAATCGCGAGAGCGACGCTGCGGTGGATCATCGCCACCACCAGCAGTCGGCAAAGGCCGACGCCGGCGCTCAAAAGTCAACGACGCCGACCGATCAGAATTTCCACCTGATTCAGCAGAAGATGTCCAACGGCCATCACCAGCTCGCCATTAACGGGAATGGAGTGTCGCTAGAGGAGAAATTGGGCGGCGAGGACGATGGAGGGGAGGGGTTTAAGAGGGAGATGAGGGATTTAGAGGAAATGCTATCGAAATTGAACCCCATGGCTGAGGAATTCGTGCCGCCGTCGCTCGTTGTCGGCCAGCAGATGCTTGGGTCCCCTCAAGCGGCGGGTGCTGGGCATTTTGGGTTTGATGCTAATGGTTTTATGATGCAGCAGCTCCTTAATTCTGGTCTTCCAACTGAAAATTCTTTTAGAAGG AGGAAAAATGGTTATACTAATGGAAAGCGGAGGATGAACAGTCGAACAAGCATGGCTCAAAGAGATGACGTGATTAAGAGGACGGTGTATGTTTCTGATATTGATCATCAG GTTACGGAAGAGCAACTTGCAGGACTCTTTATTGGCTGTGGTCAG GTTGTGGATTGTCGTGTTTGTGGTGACCCTAATTCTGTACTTCGTTTTGCCTTTGTTGAGTTCACTGACGAAG AAGGGGCAAGGAACGCCTTGAGTTTGGGAGGAACAATGCTTGGCTATTATCCAGTGAGAGTACTGCCTTCCAAAACTGCAATTGCTCCCGTTAATCCGACATTCTTGCCTAGG TCTGAGGATGAAAGGGAGATGTGCGCTAGGACTATTTATTGTACAAATATTGACAAAAAG GTCACTCAAGCTGATGTCAAACTCTTCTTTGAGTCCATTTGTGGCGAG GTCTATAGGTTGAGGTTGCTTGGTGACTATCATCATTCCACTCGTATAGCTTTTGTGGAGTTTGTAATG GCTGAAAGTGCTATTGCAGCGTTGAACTGCAGTGGTGCTGTGCTGGGGTCGTTGCCTATAAG GGTGAGCCCATCAAAGACTCCTGTTAGGCCCCGTGCACCCCGTCAATCCATGCACTGA
- the LOC121793634 gene encoding GRF1-interacting factor 2-like isoform X1, which translates to MSKMPPQGVNTPPSMPLNLVSTEQIQKEISSRHSKSQITKGNIILLMSLHRYLDENKNLIMAILECQKVGKVAECAQYQAILQKNLMYLAAIADAQPPGSSTPSQLQMATSSMAPRGDSHMQQSQASTVQQQQQQQQQQQQQPKLPFQLNALRPQDQHNQMLQFQQQQLQMQQGHFNLAGGANNGLHMLMYPSHGHANMMDLRGNHSGTLEASSGNAQGNSGLGRDGRE; encoded by the exons ATGAGCAAAATGCCGCCTCAGGGGGTGAACACGCCGCCGTCGATGCCCCTCAATCTCGTCTCCACCGAGCAGATTCAGAAG GAAATTTCCTCACGGCATTCAAAATCACAAATCACAAAAGGAAATATCATTTTGTTAATGTCACTTCACAGG TATTTGGACGAGAACAAAAACTTGATAATGGCGATACTGGAATGCCAGAAAGTGGGGAAAGTTGCTGAATGTGCTCA GTATCAGGCCATACTTCAGAAAAACTTGATGTATTTAGCAGCAATTGCTGATGCCCAACCTCCAGGATCTTCGACACCCTCACAA TTGCAGATGGCAACTAGCTCGATGGCACCACGAGGAGATTCACATATGCAGCAGAGTCAGGCATCAACggtgcagcagcagcagcaacaacaaCAGCAACAGCAGCAGCAACCCAAATTGCCTTTCCAGCTGAATGCACTCCGCCCTCAAGATCAGCATAATCAAATGCTACAGTTTCAACAACAGCAACTACAGATGCAACAAGGCCATTTCAATCTTGCAGGGGGTGCTAATAATGGTTTGCATATGCTTATGTACCCCAGCCATGGTCATGCCAATATGATGGACTTGAGAGGAAACCACTCTGGCACCTTGGAGGCAAGTTCTGGCAACGCCCAAGGTAACTCTGGTTTGGGACGTGATGGCAGAGAATGA
- the LOC121793634 gene encoding GRF1-interacting factor 2-like isoform X2 yields the protein MSKMPPQGVNTPPSMPLNLVSTEQIQKEISSRHSKSQITKGNIILLMSLHRYLDENKNLIMAILECQKVGKVAECAQYQAILQKNLMYLAAIADAQPPGSSTPSQMATSSMAPRGDSHMQQSQASTVQQQQQQQQQQQQQPKLPFQLNALRPQDQHNQMLQFQQQQLQMQQGHFNLAGGANNGLHMLMYPSHGHANMMDLRGNHSGTLEASSGNAQGNSGLGRDGRE from the exons ATGAGCAAAATGCCGCCTCAGGGGGTGAACACGCCGCCGTCGATGCCCCTCAATCTCGTCTCCACCGAGCAGATTCAGAAG GAAATTTCCTCACGGCATTCAAAATCACAAATCACAAAAGGAAATATCATTTTGTTAATGTCACTTCACAGG TATTTGGACGAGAACAAAAACTTGATAATGGCGATACTGGAATGCCAGAAAGTGGGGAAAGTTGCTGAATGTGCTCA GTATCAGGCCATACTTCAGAAAAACTTGATGTATTTAGCAGCAATTGCTGATGCCCAACCTCCAGGATCTTCGACACCCTCACAA ATGGCAACTAGCTCGATGGCACCACGAGGAGATTCACATATGCAGCAGAGTCAGGCATCAACggtgcagcagcagcagcaacaacaaCAGCAACAGCAGCAGCAACCCAAATTGCCTTTCCAGCTGAATGCACTCCGCCCTCAAGATCAGCATAATCAAATGCTACAGTTTCAACAACAGCAACTACAGATGCAACAAGGCCATTTCAATCTTGCAGGGGGTGCTAATAATGGTTTGCATATGCTTATGTACCCCAGCCATGGTCATGCCAATATGATGGACTTGAGAGGAAACCACTCTGGCACCTTGGAGGCAAGTTCTGGCAACGCCCAAGGTAACTCTGGTTTGGGACGTGATGGCAGAGAATGA
- the LOC121793634 gene encoding GRF1-interacting factor 2-like isoform X4 translates to MSKMPPQGVNTPPSMPLNLVSTEQIQKYLDENKNLIMAILECQKVGKVAECAQYQAILQKNLMYLAAIADAQPPGSSTPSQMATSSMAPRGDSHMQQSQASTVQQQQQQQQQQQQQPKLPFQLNALRPQDQHNQMLQFQQQQLQMQQGHFNLAGGANNGLHMLMYPSHGHANMMDLRGNHSGTLEASSGNAQGNSGLGRDGRE, encoded by the exons ATGAGCAAAATGCCGCCTCAGGGGGTGAACACGCCGCCGTCGATGCCCCTCAATCTCGTCTCCACCGAGCAGATTCAGAAG TATTTGGACGAGAACAAAAACTTGATAATGGCGATACTGGAATGCCAGAAAGTGGGGAAAGTTGCTGAATGTGCTCA GTATCAGGCCATACTTCAGAAAAACTTGATGTATTTAGCAGCAATTGCTGATGCCCAACCTCCAGGATCTTCGACACCCTCACAA ATGGCAACTAGCTCGATGGCACCACGAGGAGATTCACATATGCAGCAGAGTCAGGCATCAACggtgcagcagcagcagcaacaacaaCAGCAACAGCAGCAGCAACCCAAATTGCCTTTCCAGCTGAATGCACTCCGCCCTCAAGATCAGCATAATCAAATGCTACAGTTTCAACAACAGCAACTACAGATGCAACAAGGCCATTTCAATCTTGCAGGGGGTGCTAATAATGGTTTGCATATGCTTATGTACCCCAGCCATGGTCATGCCAATATGATGGACTTGAGAGGAAACCACTCTGGCACCTTGGAGGCAAGTTCTGGCAACGCCCAAGGTAACTCTGGTTTGGGACGTGATGGCAGAGAATGA
- the LOC121793634 gene encoding GRF1-interacting factor 3-like isoform X3 — MSKMPPQGVNTPPSMPLNLVSTEQIQKYLDENKNLIMAILECQKVGKVAECAQYQAILQKNLMYLAAIADAQPPGSSTPSQLQMATSSMAPRGDSHMQQSQASTVQQQQQQQQQQQQQPKLPFQLNALRPQDQHNQMLQFQQQQLQMQQGHFNLAGGANNGLHMLMYPSHGHANMMDLRGNHSGTLEASSGNAQGNSGLGRDGRE; from the exons ATGAGCAAAATGCCGCCTCAGGGGGTGAACACGCCGCCGTCGATGCCCCTCAATCTCGTCTCCACCGAGCAGATTCAGAAG TATTTGGACGAGAACAAAAACTTGATAATGGCGATACTGGAATGCCAGAAAGTGGGGAAAGTTGCTGAATGTGCTCA GTATCAGGCCATACTTCAGAAAAACTTGATGTATTTAGCAGCAATTGCTGATGCCCAACCTCCAGGATCTTCGACACCCTCACAA TTGCAGATGGCAACTAGCTCGATGGCACCACGAGGAGATTCACATATGCAGCAGAGTCAGGCATCAACggtgcagcagcagcagcaacaacaaCAGCAACAGCAGCAGCAACCCAAATTGCCTTTCCAGCTGAATGCACTCCGCCCTCAAGATCAGCATAATCAAATGCTACAGTTTCAACAACAGCAACTACAGATGCAACAAGGCCATTTCAATCTTGCAGGGGGTGCTAATAATGGTTTGCATATGCTTATGTACCCCAGCCATGGTCATGCCAATATGATGGACTTGAGAGGAAACCACTCTGGCACCTTGGAGGCAAGTTCTGGCAACGCCCAAGGTAACTCTGGTTTGGGACGTGATGGCAGAGAATGA